TAAAGTCAGAAAGGGTTTTAGAAGATCCAAAAGGTCCGTTGAGCGCCTCATGGCTATGTCATAATAGATCCGAACACTTGCCCCGGATCGACTTCCAGATCATAATTGCTCTAGTGAATAACTAAAGAAAATAGATAGATGGGAGATAGAAAACTAGAAGAGAAAGAAACTAATTATATAATAGAAATATCTCTCCGAGATTCACTAATTATTTGACTGTTGGCGGGTCTCTTTGTATGTGTTGTCCGGAAAGAGGAGGACTCAATGATTATTCGTTCGCCGGAACCAGAAGTAAAAATTTTGGTAGATAGGGATCACATAAAAACTTCATTCGAGGAATGGGCTAGACCGGGTCATTTCTCAAGAACAATAGCTAAAGGCCCTGAAACTACCACTTGGATCTGGAACCTACATGCTGATGCTCACGATTTCGATAGCCATACCAGTGATTTGGAGGAGATCTCTCGAAAAGTATTTAGTGCGCATTTCGGTCAACTCTCCAtcatcttcctttggctgagtggCATGTATTTCCACGGTGCTCGTTTTTCCAATTATGAAGCATGGCTAAGCGATCCGACTCACATTAGGCCTAGTGCCCAAGTGGTTTGGCCGATAGTGGGCCAAGAAATATTGAATGGTGATGTGGGCGGGGGCTTCCGAGGAATACAAATAACCTCTGGTTTTTTTCAGATTTGGCGAGCATCTGGAATAACTAGCGAATTACAACTCTACTGTACCGCAATTGGTGGATTGGTCTTTGCGGCGTTAATGCTTTTTGCTGGTTGGTTTCATTATCATAAAGCTGCTCCAAAACTGGCTTGGTTTCAAGATGTAGAATCTATGTTGAATCACCATTTAGCGGGGCTACTAGGACTTGGGTCTCTCTCTTGGGCGGGACATCAAGTACATGTATCTTTACCGATTAACCAATTTCTAAACGCTGGAGTAGATCCGAAAGAAATACCACTTCCTCATGAATTTATCTTGAATCGGGATCTTTTGGCTCAACTTTATCCCAGTTTTGCCGAGGGAGCAACCCCATTTTTCACCTTGAATTGGTCAAAATATGCGGACTTTCTTACTTTTCGTGGAGGATTAGACCCAGTAACTGGAGGTCTATGGCTAACTGATACGGCACACCATCATTTAGCTATTGCAATTCTTTTTCTGATAGCGGGTCACATGTATAGGACCAACTGGGGCATTGGTCATGGTCTAAAAGATATTTTAGAAGCTCATAAAGGTCCATTTACGGGCCAGGGCCATAAAGGCCTATATGAGATCCTAACAACGTCATGGCATGCTCAATTATCTCTTAACCTAGCTATGTTAGGCTCTTTAACCATTGTTGTAGCTCACCATATGTATGCCATGCCCCCTTATCCATATCTAGCTACTGACTATGGTACACAACTGTCATTGTTCACACATCATATGTGGATTGGTGGATTTCTCATAGTTGGTGCTGCTGCGCATGCAGCCATTTTTATGGTAAGAGACTATGATCCAACTACTCGATACAACGATCTATTAGATCGTGTTCTTAGGCATCGCGATGCAATCATATCACATCTCAACTGGGCATGTATATTTCTAGGCTTTCACAGTTTTGGTTTGTATATTCATAATGATACCATGAGCGCTTTAGGGCGTCCTCAAGATATGTTTTCAGATACCGCTATCCAATTACAACCCGTCTTTGCTCAATGGATACAAAACACCCACGCTTTAGCACCTGGTGCAACGGCTCCTGGTGCAACAGCAAGTACCAGTTTAACTTGGGGGGGCGGTGATTTAGTAGCAGTGGGCGGCAAGGTAGCTTTGTTACCTATTCCATTAGGAACGGCGGATTTTTTGGTACATCACATTCATGCATTTACGATTCATGTGACGGTATTGATACTTCTGAAAGGTGTTCTATTTGCTCGTAGCTCCCGTTTGATACCGGATAAAGCAAATCTTGGTTTTCGTTTTCCTTGTGATGGGCCTGGAAGGGGGGGGACATGTCAAGTATCAGCTTGGGACCATGTTTTCTTAGGACTATTCTGGATGTACAATTCAATTTCAGTAGTCATATTTCATTTCAGTTGGAAAATGCAGTCAGATGTTTGGGGCAGTATAAGCGATCAAGGAGTAGTAACTCATATCACGGGAGGAAACTTTGCGCAGAGTTCTATTACTATTAATGGGTGGCTCCGCGATTTCTTATGGGCACAGGCATCCCAGGTAATTCAGTCTTATGGTTCTTCATTATCCACATATGGCCTTTTTTTCCTAGGTGCTCATTTTGTATGGGCTTttagtttaatgtttttattcagTGGACGTGGTTACTGGCAAGAACTTATTGAATCCATCGTTTGGGctcataataaattaaaagttgcTCCTGCTACCCAGCCGAGAGCCTTAAGCATTGTACAAGGACGTGTTGTAGGAGTAACCCATTACCTTCTGGGTGGAATTGCCACAACATGGGCGTTCTTCTTAGCAAGAATTATTGCAGTAGGATAATGGCTAGGAGGATTTGAAAGGCATTATGGCATTAAGATTTCCAAGGTTTAGCCAAGGCTTAGCTCAGGACCCCACTACTCGTCGTATTTGGTTTCGTATTGCTACCGCGCATGACTTCAAGAGTCATGATGATATTACTGAGGAACGTCTTTATCAGAATATTTTTGCTTCTCACTTCGGTCAATTAGCAATAATTTTTCTGTGGACTTCCGGAAATCTCTTTCATGTAGCTTGGCAAGGAAATTTTGAGTCATGGGTACAGGACCCTTTACATGTAAGACCTATTGCTCATGCAATTTGGGATCCTCATTTTGGTCAACCGGCTGTAGAAGCTTTTACTCGAGGGGGTGCTCTTGGCCCAGTGAATATCGCCTATTCTGGTGTTTACCAGTGGTGGTATACAATCGGTTTACGAACTAATGAAGATCTTTATACTGGAGCTCTTTTTCTATTATTAATTTCTGCCATATCTTTAATAGCGGGTTGGTTACACCTACAACCGAAATGGAAACCGAGTGTTTCGTGGTTCAAAAATGCAGAATCTCGTCTCAATCATCATTTATCAGGACTCTTCGGCGTAAGTTCCTTGGCTTGGACAGGGCATTTAGTCCATGTCGCTATTCCTGCATCCAGAGGGGAGTAAAgaaattctttatatatatatatatatatatatatatattcgagcCACTCTTGGTCATATTTCCCTTTATCGAGAAATAGAAGAAGCCATACAGGGGTTTTGGTAGGGCTGTTGTAATTCTATGCTACCAACGGGAATTCGAGTCTCTCCGGGTTAACTAGGACCATAAGTGCAGAATTTCTACTTGAATCAAGATCTAGAAAAGGAAGTTTTCCAATCACTGACTCAAGCCCATTGTAAAATTCTACTCAGCGCAATATGGAGGTACTGATGGCAGAACGGCCCACTCAGGTCTTTCACAATAAAGTGATAGACGGAACTGCCATGAAACGGCTTATTAGTCAATTTATTGATCACTATGGAATAGGATATACATCACATATCCTGGATCAAGTAAAGACTCTGGGTTTCCGACAAGCTACCGCCGCATCCATTTCATTAGGAATTGATGATCTTTTAACAATACCTTCTAAAAGATGGCTAGTTCAAGACGCTGAACAACAAagttttattttggaaaaacacCATCATTATGGGAATGTACACGCGGTAGAAAAATTACGTCAATCGATCGAAATATGGTATGCCACAAGTGAATATTTGCGACAAGAAATGAATCCTAATTTTCGGATGACCGATCCTTTTAATCCAGTCCATATAATGTCTTTTTCGGGAGCCAGAGGAAATGCATCTCAGGTACATCAATTAGTAGGTATGAGAGGATTAATGTCGGATCCTCAAGGGCAAATGATTGATTTACCCATTCAAAGCAATTTACGCGAAGGACTGTCTTTAACAGAATACATTATTTCTTGTTACGGAGCCCGTAAAGGGGTTGTGGATACTGCTATCCGAACATCAGATGCAGGATATCTCACGCGCAGACTTGTTGAAGTAGTTCAACACATTGTTGTACGTCGAACAGATTGTGGCACCGTTCGAGGTATTTCTGTAAGTCCTCGAAATGGAATGATGACGGACAGGATTTTTATCCAAACATTAATTGGCCGTGTATTAGCAGATGATATATATAGGTTCGCGATGTATTGCTACTAGAAATCAAGATATTGGGGTGTAAAGATTATAGATCAATCAAAGAAAAATAAGTGGACCTGACCCATTGAATCATTACTATATCTGCTATTCTGATATTCAAATTCAATAGAGATGAAATTGGAACAAGTTGaccttttatttattttcatttctttggACTCCGCAAGAATTTGTCGATATTTCCAATTCAATCGTCTTGTTCCTAGATGTTCTATAGGAATAAATTGTCATTTGGTTCCTTCATGGAGAACCTTTTATTCTAAGTCAAAAGATAAGAAAAATTTTCACTATCTTTCTTTGATTACAGGATCAAGATTAATTTATATCTATATAATATTTCTATATTTAGATTTATAGCTATGAGATCGCGGCTTGATAAAAATTTCCATTTCGTTGCATCCAAGATTTTTGTTCTGACAATCGTATGAAGAATGGATGCGATAAAAAGACTCTCATTCCCAGTTTCCTATTTATTTTATTGAATATTGTTATTGTATTGAGTATTGAAGTGAAGTAAAAAATTGGAAACTCTCTCTTTTCTAACAgagaaaaagaaatagaaaaagatTAGTAATTTActatacataacataaaaattagaAGAATTTAGAAAGAGAGTTCTTTTTCTTAATCTCATGAACAAGATCTAAGAATCCATTTAGTTGATggaaggagggggggggggggggcaggcCTGAGGATCAACCGGTAGTGGGCGAGGGGGTTGCTTTTTCCTTGAACAGTTCTTTCAAAAAACGAATCTATCTGATTGATGAGTCATAAGAAGACAATTCATGATTCAGATGCTTAATAATAAGAAGGAATAATCAAATTGAATTCATCGATTTACCTGGGTGGTCAATTTATGGGCCAATAAAGGATTTTTATCTTCGAAACCCATTGGAAGGGGTAGTGCACGAGAAAAAAATCATGCAGAAATGATCGACTCTTTGGACGCCCCGAAAATACTATGAGGTGTTCGGAAATGGTCGAAGTAGTTGAATAGGAGGATTACGATGACTATAGCCCTTGGTAAAGTTACCAAAGACGAAAATGATTTGTTTGATATTATGGATGACTGGTTACGGAGGGACCGTTTCGTTTTTGTAGGCTGGTCCGGCCTATTGCTCTTTCCTTGTGCCTATTTCGCTGTAGGGGGTTGGTTCACAGGTACAACCTTTGTAACTtcatggtatacccatggatTGGCCAGTTCCTATTTGGAAGGCTGCAATTTCTTAACTGCCGCAGTTTCTACTCCTGCGAATAGTTTAGCACATTCTTTGTTATTACTATGGGGTCCTGAAGCACAAGGAGATTTTACTCGTTGGTGTCAATTAGGCGGTCTGTGGACTTTTGTTGCTCTCCACGGCGCTTTCGGACTAATAGGTTTCATGTTGCGTCAATTCGAACTTGTGCGATCTGTTCAATTGCGACCTTATAATGCAATCACATTCTCTGGTCCAATTGCCGTTTTTGTTTCTGTATTCCTGATTTATCCACTAGGTCAGTCTGGTTGGTTCTTTGCGCTTAGTTTTGGTGTAGCAGCTATATTTCGATTTATCCTCTTTTTTAAAGGATTTCATAACTGGACATTGAACCCATTTCATATGATGGGAGTTGCAGGTGTATTGGGCGCTGCTTTGCTATGCGCTATTCATGGTGCTACCGTAGAAAATACTTTATTTGAAGATGGTGATGGGGCAAATACATTCCGTGCTTTTAACCCAACTCAAGCTGAAGAAACTTATTCAATGGTCACTGCTAATCgtttttggtcccaaatcttTGGGGTTGCTTTTTCCAATAAACGTTGGTTACATTTCTTTATGTTATTTGTACCAGTAACTGGTTTATGGATGAGTGCTCTTGGAGTAGTCGGTCTGGCCTTGAACCTACGTGCCTATGACTTCGTTTCTCAGGAAATTCGCGCGGCGGAAGATCCTAAATTTGAAACTTTCTACACCAAAAATATTCTCTTAAACGAAGGTATTCGTGCTTGGATGGCGGCTCAAGATCAGCCTCATGAAAACCTTATATTCCCTGAGGAGGTTCTACCCCGTGGAAACGCTCTTTAATGGAACTTTAGCTTTAGCTGGTCGTGACCAAGAAACCACTGGTTTCGCTTGGTGGGCCGGGAATGCCCGGCTTATCAATTTATCTGGTAAACTACTAGGGGCTCATGTAGCCCATGCCGGATTAATCGTATTTTGGGCCGGAGCAATGAATCTATTTGAAGTGGCTCATTTCGTACCAGAGAAGCCTATGTATGAACAAGGATTAATTTTACTTCCCCACCTAGCTACTCTAGGTTGGGGGTGGGTCCTGGTGGGGAAGTTATAGATACTTTTCCATACTTTGTATCCGGAGTACTTCATTTAATTTCCTCTGCAGTATTGGGCTTTGGCGGTATTTATCATGCACTTTTAGGGCCTGAGACGCTTGAAGAATCTTTTCCATTCTTCGGTTATGTATGGAAAGATAGAAATAAAATGACCACAATTTTAGGTATTCACTTAATCTTGTTAGGTATAGGTGCTTTTCTTCTAGTATTCAAGGCTCTTTATTTTGGGGGCGTATATGATACTTGGGCTCCGGGAGGAGGAGATGTAAGAAAAATAACCAACTTGACGCTTAGCCCAAGTATCATATTTGGTTATTTACTAAAATCGCCCTTTGGGGGAGAAGGATGGATTGTTAGTGTAGACGATTTGGAAGATATAATCGGAGGCCATGTATGGTTAGGTTCCATTTGTATACTTGGTGGAATTTGGCATATCTTAACCAAACCCTTCGCATGGGCTCGACGAGCACTTGTATGGTCTGGAGAGGCTTACTTATCTTATAGTTTAGCGGCTATATCTGTCTTTGGTTTCATTGCTTGTTGTTTTGTCTGGTTCAGTAATATCGCTTATCCTAGTGAGTTTTACGGACCCACTGGACCAGAAGCTTCTCAAGCTCAAGCATTTACTTTTCTAGTTAGAGACCAACGCCTTGGAGCTAACGTTGGATCTGCTCAAGGTCCTACCAGTTTAGGTAAATATTTAATGCGTTCCCCGACTGGAGAAGTCATTTTTGGAGGAGAAACTATGCGTTTTTGGGATCTGCGTGCTCCTTGGTTAGAACCCCTAAGGGGTCCAAATGGGTTGGACTTAAGTCGGCTGAAAAAAGACATACAACCTTGGCAAGAACGTCGTTCCGCAGAATATATGACCCATGAAACTATTTTAGTAAAATTGAACTGTCTCAATTCTCGGGCAATCGCACCAAAAACTCGCGTTCCTTTTGGATTTCCTTCTTGATCAATCACAACTGCGGCATTGTCATCATATCGTATTATCATACCGTTGTCACGTTTAAGTTCTTTACAAGTACGGACAATTACAGCTCTGACCACTTCTGATCTTTCTAGAGGCATGTTTGGAACTGCGTCTTTGATCACAGCAACAATAACGTCACCAATATGAGCATATCGGCGATTGCTAGCTCCTATGATTCGAATACACATCAATTCTCGAGCCCCGCTGTTATCTGCTACATTCAAATGGGTCTGAGGTTGAATCATATCATTTTTTTATCTGTTTTTTACAATACAAAGGTCGAAGAAAAAAAGAAATATTGTTTGTCCAAAAACAGAAACCCGCACCCGCTATTTTTTTTACCCAAGGCCTATTTCTTTTTTATCCCGAAATGATGAATTGAGCTCGTATAGGCATTTTGGACGCTGCTATTGAAATAGCCCTTCTGGCTATATTTTCTGTTACTCCACCCATTTCATAAAGTATTCGACCTGGTTTAACAACAGCTACCCAATATTCGGGAGAGCCTTTACCTGAACCCATACGTGTTTCTGCGGGTCTTACTGTAACTGGTTTATCTGGAAATATACGGACCCATATTTTTCCACCGCGACGTGCATTTCGTGTCATTGCTCGTCGACCTGCTTCTATTTGTCTAGAGGTGATCCAAGCGGGTTCAAGTGCCTGAAGAGCGTATTTACCAAAACAAATAGCATTACCTCGATAAGATATTCCCTTCATTCTTCCTCTATGTTGTTTACGGAATCTGGTTCTTTTGGGGTTATAGTTGATGGTTTATTTTGAATTCCATCTCTACTACAGAACTGGACGTGAGAGTTTCTTCTCATCCAGCTCCTCGCGAATAAAATgaattcaaattaaacattttgaATTCAATTCAGATAGAATATAATTTGAATTAAAATATACATGTatttaataagtaatataatgaaTCATGGATTTCATTTAATCTAGATCAAATCTATTATGAATTTGTATATCTTGTTTGTATAGATAActaaatatattaaataacataactatttTTTCTTATATTTATCTATTTTAGACTGTTAAAACGAATCTTTCTTTTGTTTTACTCTTTATCGTATTGGATTGACCCAAATTTAGCAATCCAAGAAAATAAAGTGTTCGCGGGCGAATATTTACTCTTTCAATTTCTATTTCAGTTCTATCATTAGCTCATAACTTTTCCGAATAGATGAATTGGTTTCTGGTCGGTTCCGCCATCCCGATCCATGAATCATTCGAATTCATTTTCACTAGAATCTTTTGAATTCACAGGTTCCATCGTTCCCATCGCTTCTTACTTAATGGTTAGGTCTGAATTCTACAATGGAGCTATTAGTTCTTGAGTCAATATTCTTAGCCTTTATTGGCTCGAAGCTCTTTATTTTTTGTTCGATGAGCAGATCCATTT
The genomic region above belongs to Lactuca sativa cultivar Salinas chromosome 4, Lsat_Salinas_v11, whole genome shotgun sequence and contains:
- the LOC128133324 gene encoding photosystem I P700 chlorophyll a apoprotein A1-like; the protein is MIIRSPEPEVKILVDRDHIKTSFEEWARPGHFSRTIAKGPETTTWIWNLHADAHDFDSHTSDLEEISRKVFSAHFGQLSIIFLWLSGMYFHGARFSNYEAWLSDPTHIRPSAQVVWPIVGQEILNGDVGGGFRGIQITSGFFQIWRASGITSELQLYCTAIGGLVFAALMLFAGWFHYHKAAPKLAWFQDVESMLNHHLAGLLGLGSLSWAGHQVHVSLPINQFLNAGVDPKEIPLPHEFILNRDLLAQLYPSFAEGATPFFTLNWSKYADFLTFRGGLDPVTGGLWLTDTAHHHLAIAILFLIAGHMYRTNWGIGHGLKDILEAHKGPFTGQGHKGLYEILTTSWHAQLSLNLAMLGSLTIVVAHHMYAMPPYPYLATDYGTQLSLFTHHMWIGGFLIVGAAAHAAIFMVRDYDPTTRYNDLLDRVLRHRDAIISHLNWACIFLGFHSFGLYIHNDTMSALGRPQDMFSDTAIQLQPVFAQWIQNTHALAPGATAPGATASTSLTWGGGDLVAVGGKVALLPIPLGTADFLVHHIHAFTIHVTVLILLKGVLFARSSRLIPDKANLGFRFPCDGPGRGGTCQVSAWDHVFLGLFWMYNSISVVIFHFSWKMQSDVWGSISDQGVVTHITGGNFAQSSITINGWLRDFLWAQASQVIQSYGSSLSTYGLFFLGAHFVWAFSLMFLFSGRGYWQELIESIVWAHNKLKVAPATQPRALSIVQGRVVGVTHYLLGGIATTWAFFLARIIAVG
- the LOC128133641 gene encoding photosystem I P700 chlorophyll a apoprotein A2-like yields the protein MALRFPRFSQGLAQDPTTRRIWFRIATAHDFKSHDDITEERLYQNIFASHFGQLAIIFLWTSGNLFHVAWQGNFESWVQDPLHVRPIAHAIWDPHFGQPAVEAFTRGGALGPVNIAYSGVYQWWYTIGLRTNEDLYTGALFLLLISAISLIAGWLHLQPKWKPSVSWFKNAESRLNHHLSGLFGVSSLAWTGHLVHVAIPASRGE
- the LOC128133331 gene encoding photosystem II D2 protein, producing the protein MTIALGKVTKDENDLFDIMDDWLRRDRFVFVGWSGLLLFPCAYFAVGGWFTGTTFVTSWYTHGLASSYLEGCNFLTAAVSTPANSLAHSLLLLWGPEAQGDFTRWCQLGGLWTFVALHGAFGLIGFMLRQFELVRSVQLRPYNAITFSGPIAVFVSVFLIYPLGQSGWFFALSFGVAAIFRFILFFKGFHNWTLNPFHMMGVAGVLGAALLCAIHGATVENTLFEDGDGANTFRAFNPTQAEETYSMVTANRFWSQIFGVAFSNKRWLHFFMLFVPVTGLWMSALGVVGLALNLRAYDFVSQEIRAAEDPKFETFYTKNILLNEGIRAWMAAQDQPHENLIFPEEVLPRGNAL
- the LOC128133643 gene encoding 50S ribosomal protein L16, chloroplastic — encoded protein: MKGISYRGNAICFGKYALQALEPAWITSRQIEAGRRAMTRNARRGGKIWVRIFPDKPVTVRPAETRMGSGKGSPEYWVAVVKPGRILYEMGGVTENIARRAISIAASKMPIRAQFIISG